Genomic segment of Hydra vulgaris chromosome 11, alternate assembly HydraT2T_AEP:
aatttttttcacatcAAAAAGGAAGTGTTTATATCACAAATAGTTTGGCTGcctagtatttattaaaatgattgtaaatttacattgatACTACCTGATAAAGACTAATAAAATCGTATTTAGGAATCCGTACTTTAAATATTGATACTTGTGGCTAACATAGCAACCTCAAGTGAGTCATTTTTGGAATTAACTTGAAAGatttaactataaaaagttatttcattaaaaatataattaaaataaaaaacgccTTTTGCGTTAATTTCAATATAAGATGATCAGTTTAAGAAAGTTGCTATAAAAATCCAATGCTAAATAATAAAGTACTAGTTACTAGACTtccattaaaatcaatattaactTTTGCTTTTAAGTTAATTGTTGCAAAGCTATCGCCTTGTTTTGCCGTTCATTAAAAAGCTATTATAAATAGTACTGAACAAAAATGTTCAGtactgttataaaaaatacactaGTACCGAACCTTTTTGGTTTATTctacttgtttttaattaagtttgtgTTAATTAAGTACAACCTTTATAGGCAtagtttttaaatgacaaaacaaaaaactaccTGCAAAAGAAAAAGACTAAATGCAACTCCCCCAGCAACAAGCACTCGCTGTTTAATagaatttgaaaactttaactTGCATCCGTCggtaaaaagaagtttttggcaatttttcttTCGATGGCAACTTGGAAGACCATTATTATATCCACATGTTGACATTGGATCTGTAGCATTATTAAAGTCAGAAGGTCCTAAATACCCGCAACAACTGAATTTTTCATGTATCGAATTTAGAAAGTCCATGGCgtcattattatcatcaaaaACATCATCTATTGCACCTTTTAAAGCGTTATCCGTATAACCATCAACCTaaccaaaattaataaaattcgaTATAAAGTGagaaatgtaatatatatgaGAAAAAAGATGTTCTCAAAATACgatacaacataaaaaatatcaaagctaaatgtaaataactaaaatttatttcaaaataaagtctAAACTATTGCTGATCTCAGCTATTTAAGAATTGGAGAGCTGagatattcaaaaactctttgAAAAAACGCGAAGCTGATAAAGAATActttactaaattaaatgaaaggATTGAAAGCCTGAGAAAAAATGAAATGTACTAAAATGAACAgttctaaaataaatacatataaaaaaactccaaatatggaaatgaaaaagttgacaaaaaaactaaagatcAATTAAATGAACCAATAGCATTAAGATCAAATATATTAAGTCCTTACCAATGTAGTCTAACTTTGTCCCTTCGGAACAGATTTATCCAAATTGTATTGAGTTATTACACTGATAAAATTATACTGTGTAATTATACTATGTAAACGgtacaaaaaattggaaaattctttttttaaaactttttgagaaAAGCTCATTCAACCTGTTTTTCAATCAACCTAAGGAGAGATAATGCTTTTTTCTATGCTTTTAAAGCTGAAGcctaaaaacttacttttttcataAGAAACAACTGCAAACCAATGTAAGTTTAAATTGCATGAGTGTTTTTTCTTGACTTAAAACTTTGTAtatcagttattattattaatattattgttattattatttttattattattattattattactattgtttaaTGATTTAAGGAAAACAAATAGCTTGTTAATTCTAGTtgtttgctgttgttgttgttgttgttgaaatgcttttaaaagaataaagtaatatagttgttataatggttttaaatattatttactactttattatgcttttaacttaataaatatcTCAACTCATATAATTGAATAGCTTATTGCCTAAAATATCAACCTGGTATTTTAAGTAAATAGCTATTCAAATACCTCATTTATGCTAATCTACCCAAAGTTGTACTTTAGATTGATTTGTTCAGTAAATTGATAAATTTGGTTTGATACtttgataatgataataataatactttggTTAGTTAAGCTTAcagttaagtttttaaaaaaattggaattaaatataaatggtACTATATTGCTACCCctgtattaatatataaaatgttacaaGTAATCTAactaattaatcaaaaaattaataataaaaataaattaaggtaAGTAAAAAAATCGGTAAGTTTACaaactttagttaaaattataaaaataacataccTTTGTTGAATTGATAAATGCCATAATACCAATAGCAAAATTAACAACAAGCATAATGGATAACCAAACTATAAAACAACTTGTCACGTTTTCATCATAGCAAGCTGCAATACAACAACCTAGTAGTGATAATAGCAAGACAAAGACACCAATGCTGATAATTAGCTTCATCAATATAACACTTTCATTctcaaaatatatatcatcttcAAAATCATCGATATACAATCCGCCAACAATAATTAGAGTCAATCCAGCTgcctttaaataagtttaaaattttcgaaaatgattttattactaaacattttaaatttattttattatttttaaatattacaaaccTCGGCCTACTATGTAACTCAGCCGTGTAAGCTACATTTTAGAGGCCTATTAGcgtaacaaaaaaatgataattatatatacatatatatatatacatatatatatatatatatatatatatatatatatatatatatatatatatatatatatatatatatatataatatatatatatatatataatctttgaaaGACGTTAGTCATTCTCTTgttatacaataaaatgaatGTAAAATTGAATGaatacggctgcgtataaacgtttttttaaaaatatacatttgtttttatttcaatatatatttttcgatatttcgctgatttattgtgatcagcgtcatcaggtataataaataaaaattgttacaaagaaaatcgttataataaaaacaaacggTTAAAAGGACAACATTAAAAAGAGCAAGAGAATTTACAAAATAGGATTAAATGTTGATGTCAGATAATCTGATAAAAAATGACCCCCAAGCTTTTGTTGTTACGTTATCACCCTCATCCCTATTAAGAATATTTTCGCCACTTTTCAACTCTCGTTTAACTTTAGTTCTGTTTATTTCCAGCGATTCCTTAAATTTTCGAATATGATTTTTTGGAGCAATTGATATGGTTTTTGGGTTTAACCAGTCAAACGTACCTTGGCATGATTTAGAATACTCAGTAGCACCCAAACTGGCTGAATGTTTGAGCATTTTGATAAGCTACATGTACCAATATCAAATCATCTAGAATAACTTATAAGGTTGCGTTGAGTCTTCCATTATCTTCGAAAATTGGCCTCCTTTTTATGGCGCTACTTTTTTCAGAATAGATTATTTTGAAGTTATCTACCGCCTCATAGAACTTTCTTTTATGGTAGGTGATTTTAGAACTTAAAGCCTCATTAATATGTGTTTTTCTAATATGTCATTTTACAGGGCTTATATCTGGAGCACTTGTTGCTAAGAGCTCAATAACATTTTCTGAAGAAAATAAGCTTTGGTGCATACCATTATCTGCCATACTTCTGTACGTAAAAAGCACATATAACTTATTACTTAGTTCTACATGTATTTGCGATTCAGTTAcatgttttttgataaaaccaTTAGCAACACTTGTGTTAACTTGTCGCATTTAAATAATTCAGTTCGTCTTGATCTTAAATGTTCCCCACATGAACCTTTAGaaaataaagcattttgtaTAATCAGCATTATTATGTTCAGTcatgttataaaataactgttttattttatttcgacTCTGAAACAAACTCTTCTGTCACTTCAATTCAAACTCTGCACCttacaaatttcatataaatttatattacataacaaTGGACTAACATCTCTTAacataacatatttataaaaaatattaattattattcaatagTTTGCAAATATTCTTAATTGATTGAATAATGATATTCAATTAgttaagaattttgtaaatttatagaAATCATACACCACGTCAcgtcaaaaatgtttttacgcTTCCCACAActaaatattgaattatatgTAACCACTCCCAGctggcatttgtttttaaaagttacgttctaaatgtattttaaatgtctctttaacgtcttttaaacattcttacgtaaagaaTTTATCTTCACTATTTGGATAAGCACGCGGTCTTTTCAAACGCTGCGCCTTGCCACCTTTTCTATCTTTGGCATAGCAAAACCAGTTCAtaatagcattttttattttatgattgttgCTTTAGCTGCCCTAAAATTGGGGCGAACTGCTTGTATTACAACATTGCTCAATGCCAATGAACAAAAACTGTGTTTCCCATTTTTCCCAATCCAGTTTATTCATGTGCCAATTCGTGcgtaaacaaactttttaacacGTTTCTAGCTGTAtcatttaaatcagttttacCAGAAACTGTGTAGACAGCTTGATTGTATGGGGTAGTCAAAATAATCatttgatgaaataaatttatgacagagtaaaaagattttactaTCTTGaacaataatgtttttaacaagGCAATACTGATTTTTGCTTTGTAACACACaacattctttataaaattcagAAACACTTACTAAAAACAGCtagttttcaactttaaatattgagcacaatttaaaagtattgataAAATGGGACCTTGCTCAAGTTTGCCAGACATAACAAACTCATCAGAAATTGTATCTTGTTCTACAGAAAAACTTGTCATCTCAGCTAATCGTTTTACAAGTTGCTGTATTGACTGCTTAGGTTTTCTAATAAACTATTTTAGCTTTCCCAAAAAGTTTTCGAATGAAAATGCACTAAAACTATCAAGAGAACCAAATCTTTGTGCTTCTGAGGCTAAGTACACAAGATTATGAACATTATACACTAAAAATTCTTTTCCGTACAAATGTGTGCATGCTGCACAAACAATTTGAGGAGACTGCAAGCGTACTCTAATTGTGTTTTACATAGTAGATGGTTCTCTAAAATACTTACTCCACAgaccaacaacaaaaaatgtttataaacatcATCAACAACAATTCCATTTAATGAAGCAATACCAGTATATAGAAGGAAATCTTAATGCTCAGTTGCTTTCCAATAACTAATTTCATGAATTGCACGCGATTTACGAGAAAACTCACTTGGAAAACATTTATCTATGCTAATtagtttatctaaaatttcagCAGTTTTTTTTGCAGGATAACGGCCCATAAGACCACCTTTACCTATCCACTGTTTAACTACCTTACCAACAACTCCTATACAGACTAGATGCATATAATCAATCGGAAAATTTGTCACTATGCCTATTCCAAGCTCAAGTAATGGGGTAGAACCTTTATGGTGCTCTTGGTCATCAATTGCAGAAAAACTTTCATTGGTACGCAATGGGCAATTCACATCTGTGAATATTACTCTTACGCACCATTATTCACCTTCATCTCACAGGCAGAGTATCCACTGTGAAGCctcctattttttaaaaaagctcttGCAGATACGTCACAAACGAAAGCACCTATTTGTATAGTGTAAAGAGCTTCGTTATATAAAATACCTTGTAATAACAATTCTTTGGCTTCTGTAAAAAATAGGTCTTAATATTCATAAAGTGAGTCTGGCTCTGTTTTACCCATGAATATACCAGCAACAAATGGTTTTGGATTTTTAGATTGCATAACATAACATAGCATTAGCCAAAATTGATCTAAAGTACTTATAGATAGGGAATGCCATCAACATTTAAACATAATGTTATCACACTTTCTTCTGTTGTGTTGTTGGAGAGAAAGCATTCAATACTACTGCGCCGTCCTAAATGATTGTAAGATCCATTGCCTTGTTCTCTAACTACAACACTACGTGGAGTTTTAAGCAGTGTTCTGGAATCTTGAGGCAACAAGGGGTGATAAGGATTCAATAGTTTGAATAGTGATTTAAATGGTACATTTGTTATGCCAAACTTAATAGACCACTCACGCAGCTGCTCTACAAGTTCTAACTGGATAACTCACTATTAACTGTTTCATTATCACTGCTGTACTTACATTGTTGAAAAAAGTCATCATAAGTATAATCATTGTAAAACCTTCTATCTAAATCATTTTCTATCTTATACAGAGAATAAAAATTGGGGATAACATTTTCAGAACTACTGTCGCAATTTGATGAAATATTCAATTCATCATTAATAATAGAAGCTCCATTTATTATCCATACTGTTTCAAATACATATTTCATTATAGAAGCTACAGTTTTAGATATTTGTTGTCTCTTTGAAAAGCATGTTGATCTTGATTGATTATTTGATTTCATTATAAGTTTAgcatatattgtaaaataattttaatacaataaaatttcaatCCACGTAAAAAGGGGTCAAATTAAACAGTTAAGAATTATAtatcgtttatatatatatatatatatatatatatatatatatatatataatatatatatatatatatatatatatatatatatatatatatataaatatatatatataaatatatatatatatatatatatatatatatatatatatatatatatatatatatatatatatatatatatatatatatatatatatatatatatatacatttacaaaaaaaaacttttagcatCTAAAAGAACAGATccaaaacttcattttttttgatttctcatctttaatattatttattagaaatttctttcaaatctttgatattatttttttattactatattcttcataaaaatatgtcttaataaaagcattttaaaataataaagtaaattttatatgcAGGATGCCAACAGCACGCTTAAGTAAAAGTCTAAGTttcgttaaatttttttcgtGTACCCACAACATAGggtatttttaacttaaacgATGGGCCACCGTTGGCCAAAATGGtcgttttttattacttttactttttaagaatCAATGTTTGCATCCTAGGTTCAACGTCTGCCCAATagcagtttaaaattataaacatttataatttgatataaattggttgtcaaatgttataatttattgtattttgatGCCAATTTATACCATCcattgaattattttaatttattgaatgtATTTAggtatataaaacattttcaaaaaactatagCAAAAGTTAAAAGCTTGTTGGCACATCAATCTTTTACTTCTCAAAGTTAGCATAAATGTTATAGTTTTTAAAGCAGGTGAGGTTTCGAGAGATGATTTTTagactaaaattgtttttaaatcagttCGACTGtaattacagtaaaaaaagaagtttttctttcttaaaaacttataaaattctAATATAAGTCTAAATTAAACAGAGACTTAGTGCTCAAAAGTACAGAATTTGCGTTATTGAATGCTCCTTGGGTTCgggaaaaatattttgcagatgttttaaaaactcaatttttttccttgATGTATAAACcttgatattatattttttcataaaaaattcagCACTTCCTCttatttcaaacaacttttttaactgCATTAATTGCTATATCGAAacagtaaaaactttaaaaaaagaagtcaaCGTTTTATGAAACTTCAAATCGCAGTAACTTTTGAACCGCTTTGAATCATGGTATCaaaatttcagatttttcttatgaaataatttatagatACCCCTGAAACTTTCAAGAAAAATCAATAACTCAACTATTTCAACTTGCCTCATACTCATAAAAAACGACTCTTAAAAACAACCATGcaatagtgtatatatatgtgtatgtgtaacCATGcaatagtgtatatatatatatatatatatatatatatatatatatatatatatatatatatatatatatatatatatatatatatatatatatatatatatatataatagaaaaaatacttaggGGAGATAGGCCCCTTAATCTTTTTATGGTTTATGGTTGATTACTTGAAAACCTTTGCACACAACAatactattttcaatatttttaaaagaatatctaATTCTTTATTCAAATCAACAAGCTAATTTTGGtccaaataatatttagtaGGCTAGACCTTAACTTTACAACATCACCTTCAACGGATCCCATAAATGGGGCACGTTGATCTGCACTATGGGGCACATTAATCTTACATtcagttttttacaaaatcaataaaaagttggcaataaagcataattaaaaacatagttCTTCAAATTTCTGCTGAGAGATTCACACTTAAAGTTTAGTGTACAAGTTTTTTCATCagaaattttaagaaatgtttgcaaaaactgaaaaatcaaaattgtaaATCAAATGTCGACCGACACAAGCTGTGCCACCATGCTGCATTGGATCGGGAAGCTTGCAGACGATATCATTTCTAATAAATTGGAACAATTGCTCACTGAAAAAGATGAATTTATacgattttaaattttttcttttcaaatatttgagcATTCACACACTTTCTTTTTCACAGATTTGTCCAACATAATGAAtagttttctattttgtatCAAATATAACCCAATCAAAATCCTTCAAATACTTCAAAATCCTTCAAATACTTCAATCCCTCTTAAAATCTTTCAGTGCATCAAAGTCAATGTTTAGGTCTGATGATTTAACTATTGTTAAGAAGATATCATTTCAAGATCATTATCTATGTCATTACTTTCAAGCGGTGGTCGGCGATGAATATTATCAGAATCATCGGAAAGCTCCATTGGTTCATCGTCTCCAACTGTTGCAGTTgtagcttttttttctttttactttttatcattcGAAGTCTCTTCCTCAAGCATCATTCCTCAAATCATTGGATTCTGCAAACTGAAGTCTTGTAACAgcatgttttgttttctttctgGATCTTTCTGaaccactttttgaaaattttttttttctgtttattttgttttttcttttgccAAACAAATCTCGTTTCGAACAGGAGTGTCTGtcaaaattcttgttttttgttgcctacttttaaatttttttttttggctgaaGCCTTTGAAAAGGCTCTTAGAAATTCCGCTGTTACGATATTCGGGGTTGCTATTACTGCAACAGATGGTCCTGCTAATTCAGAAGAGTCTCGCTCATCCAAACTAGCTATTGCCTGCAGATTTTGATCGGGTTTAGATATAACAGTTTCTGCAATATCTGCAACAATTTTTGGATGTTCAACAGTAGGTGTGGGTGCTGGACGATTGGTCACTGATGCTGGCAGATAATTGTCATCTGTGAAAATGTCCAGATTGAATGGTTCGATCCCGGCAACTTTAAACCCCGATTCAATGTTTGATTTAGTAAAGGCTTTACCGTATGCTTCACACACAATTGGAACAAAGCCATATATATTCATTGGTCTGGTACTGCTGACCAGCCAGTTGCCGCAAGCCTCATTCTAATACCTCTTCAGAGGCCCATGCACAGATCTGTCCGACGGTTGCAGCTTGTGACTGCAGTGTGGTGGAAAACTAAGCATAGTTATACCGTTTTCTTTCACCAAATCGAGGGCTGCCACAGACATATAACTCTCGTGGTTTTCTAGCACAAGAAGAACTTGAGAATCTTTCAAACAGTGTGAATGTTTGATAAATTGTTTCAACCACTCGACAAAGATATATGATGTCATTCAACCAGATGGATTAGCGAATCCTACGCATCCGGGTGGGCCATCTTTAATCATAAAATCTTGAAACTTCAACCTCGGAAAAACAAAACAGTGGTGGTATCGAATTGCCAATCGCATTTACAATACAGCACGCTGTCACAAGAGTTCCTTTTTCTGCCACTGTTATGCTGCCTACTTGTTTGACACCTTTACAAGCAATAACCTTAACAGGCTTTTGTACGGTTGTTAGTCCTGTTTCGACCACATTTTTAATGCTTTGTGGACCAAACTGATGACGTTCTCGCACTTCCCGGAGATTCCAAAAAAATTCACTAACAGTGAATCTATTAAAAGCTGTTTCTATTGCAGAGCTGGTGGCATCTGGAGCTCGTTAAGATAGTTCTGGTTTTCTTTTCATAAAGCTCTGTAACTAATTGATGCCTGCCATTTTGTTCTTAATCCATGAATCCGgacaaactttattattagcAACAGCCGTTTTATATGCTAATTGGCGAGTTATTTTCGTTGAAAGGCAATAGTTCATCTTCGAAGCTTGAAGCAAATAGTTTGATAAGCAGTCTTCTTCTTCTTCTGTAAAGACCTGTTGTGTATTAAATCTCGGTTTAAATGTAACACCCGGATTGAGCCTTTGCTTTTTAACATATCTTTTCAATGTCATACAATCGATACCAAACTCTCGAGCAACTTCATTCCTCTATCTGTCTTCCGAATTCTATTTCTAACCATTTTCAGTCAACACCAAAtctgaaattttgaaaaaagtcataaacatttttagaatttgatacaacaattatatatatatatatatatatatatatatatatatatatatatatatatatatatatatatatatatatacatatatatatatatatatatatatatatatatatatatatatatatatatatatatatatatatatatatatatatacacatatatctTTATTCGTCACAAAAATGACAATAACATAACAAAAGAACATAAGTAATAATACAAATTCATTCAATCAATTAATGAACCAgcattaattaactaaaaacgaaaaaaacaaCGTAAAACTAATTAAACGAGAAACAGTGACATAAATTTAGCAGCTACTTACAATTACAGACGCTCAGAATAAATTGACCAAGCATCTGCCTTGCACGGATTTCGAACCCAGCGTGCACCACTGCTCAATAACCCAATCTTTTTCTTCAATGAAAACAGCATGGAAAACGTAAGACAAAGAATTACTCTTGTTCACAATcatcttatataaatatttgaccTTTCGTATTAACAGTTTCAAATCCAACGGCAGCTGatacatatttatgtttatcaaaaattcaacaaaattaAATCGACTATTATTGCAATatcttgataaaattaataataaaaaaaatagcctttttattttttattactaattttatttatctagcaaatggaaatatttattctttgtgCAATGAATGCATTTCAATAGTTTCtcttatatattacatacaacAAATTATGCATGTATCATAATTTTAGTATGGGGCACTATGATCCCCAGATCAACCAGCCCCGTGTAAGAGAGACCAATAAACCCTTATAGGTATACATCATGTAATAATGGCTGTATCTCGCTGATAAATAACAATCAACAGCGAAATCATACCGTAAAATATACGTCGATAAAATACCTAGTGACTGCAGTTgatattttacaaatgtttaacatagtaataaaaatatatgaataattctcgtttttatcaaatttaccttttatcgtgaaaatcaaacttttaGCGCTACATCatctatatataattatatctgCGTGACGTCATAAGTTACTATCAgcatatttatactatttattatctatttattttcgttgttgttttgtcaaaaaattgattttatgaaatttaagaaatttcttaaatttcataaaatcattttttgaaatttcttaaatttcataaaatcaatttaagaaatttcttaaatttcataaaatcaattttttggcAAAACAACAACGAAAATAAATAGCCGGAAGTATATGCTGATTGTAACTTATGACGTCACGcagatataattatatatagatGATGTAGCGCTAAAAGGTCAAGCTGCCCCACAGATCAAAGAGCGCCCAACTcctttatctaatttttatttttcttcaacagcttgtttctccacaaatatatatatatatatatatatatatatatatatatatatatacatatacatagatatatatatatatatatatatatatatatatatatatatatatatatatataatatatatatatatatatatatatatatatatatatatatatatatatatatatatatatatatatatatatatatatatatatatatatatatatatatatatatatatatatatatatatatatcagtggcgtAACTAGAGGGAGCTCAGCCCCGCAAGGCGGTAGGGCCCCGGAGCTTAGAGGGCCCCGCGATGATTTTTCACGTATTCTTAATTGAAAAACagataatttttcattaataggAACTCTATCATagaatttaatttcaatagaaattcttttatagaatttaatttcaatagtaATTCTGTAATAGATTTAgtttcaataaaagttttatcggaaaattaaatttcaatagAAATTATATTTCAGAATTTAACTTCAATAGCAAATCCATTATAGAATTTCTATTGAATGTAacattctattataaatttctATCGAATGTAAACATTAGCGAATAGTAACGTTGTCTATTATAGAAATACCGCTGATATAATTTAGTACTTTAGTATTTGTCGATAAACTCAGGTGATTTTAAAGTGgaaaattaagtataaattattaaatataattatatttagaagGTAAGTGCTTTTCTATTTATATGCATTCATGCAAAGCAGTAAAAAAGtcatataattataattttcattataataaGTTGAGTTATCAAAATGTTTAGCTAATAGgtaataaattagttatatttataatattggtaatattttttaactgcttgttaaaaaaatcttgcaatTTTATTCTAGCGATTTAAAATATcctatataaa
This window contains:
- the LOC136086762 gene encoding 23 kDa integral membrane protein-like, producing the protein MHPCYFGFYGLVFFAAGLTLIIVGGLYIDDFEDDIYFENESVILMKLIISIGVFVLLLSLLGCCIAACYDENVTSCFIVWLSIMLVVNFAIGIMAFINSTKVDGYTDNALKGAIDDVFDDNNDAMDFLNSIHEKFSCCGYLGPSDFNNATDPMSTCGYNNGLPSCHRKKNCQKLLFTDGCKLKFSNSIKQRVLVAGGVAFSLFLLQLIFCFALFCSRFYFGTNEPYIVMWR